Sequence from the Candidatus Zixiibacteriota bacterium genome:
AGTTGGCCGTAGAGAGCTTGCTTGTTGCGCGCGTCGGGCCGCGACTCGAAGCGGTAGGTAACCGGTTCGCCCGGTTCCGATTCCGACTGACTCTGGACGATGCTCAGAATCTTGAACGGGTCGGTCAGATAGCCGGTCGCGCGACTGAACGAATAGTTGACGCGAGCGATGGTCTGGCGATCAATCACCTGCGTGACGTTGCCGATGATGTCGACGACATTCTTGTCGTCGGAACCGCTGCGCCGCGGTTGCGGCGCGCCGGGATCCGCCATCTCCGCCAGCGGGATCGGAATGCTCCCTTCGGGACGAATGCGATCGCGCGCGAACGACCACGAGAGCCCGAGCGTCGTGTTGCGGCGATTAAGGTCTTGCGTCAGGCTGCCGCTGGCGCCGTAGGAAACATAGTCGTACTCGTTGGAAAAGCGGCCGGCGATGGCGGCGGTGGTCGTCCGTCCGAGCGGACGGCTCAGGCTGAGATCCGCAGCAAAGCGAGTGTCGTGAAAGGTGTCGTCCAGCGGCGTCTTCCCGGGCGCCACTGTGTACTGGCCGCTTCCGGAAGGACGCGTGAAAGTCTGGATGCGGGATGATGGTGTCGCGCCATTCGGGGAGGAACCGGTCAAGGCGTCGTAGGTCAACTTGACAGCAAGTGTCGTTTCGTGCTTGAGCTGCTTGCTGACACTGACAATGCCCTCGAAGGCGCTGACTCGATTCGATTCCTTGTAGTACAGCATCTCCGATTCGACCTTGTCCTGATCGGCGGCGGAAGCTACCGAGGTTCCCAGCAGCGCCGCCGTCACAGCCGTCAACGCGGTACGAATCGAGCGGGAAGGCGTCAGTTGCATCCGCACCCGCCGCCGCCAAAGCCGCGTCCGCCGCTGGAGGCTTCTTTGGAGAAGTAGATGTGATCGTCAAGAGCGCGGTCGAGTGCGCCGGAATCCAATTGCATCGCCGGTTTGGCGAGAATGTCGCGTTCCCACACCTCGGCGCCCATATGTGCACAGCCGCTGAGAATTGCCCCGGCGACGACGCTTACGAGACCGATGGCGATGAGCTTGATTTTTTTCATTTTGGTGCTTTCTGAGCGAGCAGGTTCTTGAGTGTCGTTTCAATTGCAGTTGTATCTTTCGGCACAAAGCCGCGATGCTGGCTGTCATAACGGCCGTCGCGGCCGAAGACGAAGGAGGTCGGCATCGCTTTCAGGTCAAACGTCTTGGCCAGCGCTCCGGTCGAATCGTAGATCACCGTAAACTCGGCGCCGGTCTCCTTGAGGAATTGTCGGGCGGCGGGAATCTCCTTGTCGACGCTGACGGCAACGATGCGCAGTCCTTGATCCTGGTAGCGCTCTTGCAACCGTTTCATCCACGGAAACGACTGGCGGCAGGGCGCGCACCAGGAGGCCCAGAAGTCGACATATACGACCTTGCCGGCGACGACGGCTGAATCGGATAAGGCCGCCTTGATCGGCTGTAACGAGCGCTGCGGTTCGCCGGCTGACAGCGGCAGGGTCGCGGTCGCGATCGCCACCAGTGTCGCCAGCGCAAAGGTGTTGCGTTGAAGCAAGCGATTGTCCTTGTAAGTGAGTTTCTTCTTTCGCAATTCCGCCCGACAATTCAGGCGAATTTCGGTCAACTAACTTCGAGTATACAATCTATCTATCGGCGGGTTCCGCGCTGAAGATCAGCCGCTTCGGATAGCGGCTAAAATATGCCTTTTGAACGACGTTGCACCATCTCGTCCGATGTCGTATTCTGAATCTGCGTGCGGAAGATCGACGCGAAAAAACTGACGACTCTCGGATAGATGGGAAGACAAGATGAGCAGAGCATTTGCATGGATGGCGCTGCTGACGGCGCTGCTGCTGGCGTCGGGCTGCGCCAGGAAGGACGAAACACCGACTACCGCGAACAAACTCACCATCGGCGTGAGCCTGTTGACACGGACGCACCCGTTTTATCAAGACCTCGAGGCCGGCTTGCGCGCGGCTGCCGATTCCGCCGGATTTGAGCTGCTGGTGACGGCCGCTGAATTCGACGTCGCCAAGCAGAAGGACCAGATGCAGGACTACATCGTGCGCATGGTCAATGCGATTGTCCTGTCGCCTTGTGACTCGAAGTCGATCGGCACCTCGGTCAAGGCCGCCAATGACGCCGGCATCCCGGTCTTCACGGCGGATATCGCTTGTCTGGCCGAAGGCGTCAAAATTGTCACCCACGTCGCCTCGGACAATTTGGCGGGCGGACGGCTGGCAGCACAGGCGCTGATCAAAGCGCTGAATGGTGCCGGCGAAGTCGCGATCATCGACCACCCTGAGGTCGAATCGGTGATTCAGCGGGTGAAGGGATTCGAAGAAGAACTGGCCACGGCGCCGGACATCAAGCTGGTGGCGAAGCTCTCGGGGCATGGCGTCAAGG
This genomic interval carries:
- a CDS encoding substrate-binding domain-containing protein, with amino-acid sequence MSRAFAWMALLTALLLASGCARKDETPTTANKLTIGVSLLTRTHPFYQDLEAGLRAAADSAGFELLVTAAEFDVAKQKDQMQDYIVRMVNAIVLSPCDSKSIGTSVKAANDAGIPVFTADIACLAEGVKIVTHVASDNLAGGRLAAQALIKALNGAGEVAIIDHPEVESVIQRVKGFEEELATAPDIKLVAKLSGHGVKDQAFRTAEDILQAHPKLAGIFGINDDSALGALAAVEKDGKLGQVIIVGFDAVPEARTAIAAGKIHADVIQQPLEIGRRTIEAVKAYISGATVEPTILIPCALFTKADAS
- a CDS encoding TlpA family protein disulfide reductase, encoding MRKKKLTYKDNRLLQRNTFALATLVAIATATLPLSAGEPQRSLQPIKAALSDSAVVAGKVVYVDFWASWCAPCRQSFPWMKRLQERYQDQGLRIVAVSVDKEIPAARQFLKETGAEFTVIYDSTGALAKTFDLKAMPTSFVFGRDGRYDSQHRGFVPKDTTAIETTLKNLLAQKAPK
- a CDS encoding DUF4266 domain-containing protein, translated to MKKIKLIAIGLVSVVAGAILSGCAHMGAEVWERDILAKPAMQLDSGALDRALDDHIYFSKEASSGGRGFGGGGCGCN
- a CDS encoding DUF3570 domain-containing protein → MQLTPSRSIRTALTAVTAALLGTSVASAADQDKVESEMLYYKESNRVSAFEGIVSVSKQLKHETTLAVKLTYDALTGSSPNGATPSSRIQTFTRPSGSGQYTVAPGKTPLDDTFHDTRFAADLSLSRPLGRTTTAAIAGRFSNEYDYVSYGASGSLTQDLNRRNTTLGLSWSFARDRIRPEGSIPIPLAEMADPGAPQPRRSGSDDKNVVDIIGNVTQVIDRQTIARVNYSFSRATGYLTDPFKILSIVQSQSESEPGEPVTYRFESRPDARNKQALYGQLRRYFGGSTVDLAYRYFWDNWGINSHTIELFYRQQLRGGSALQPHLRWYHQSSADFYDAFLVNGQPLPQHASADYRLARFSALTAGLQYSLPVGGTTQLSLGAEYYTQRGDTSPPEAYGSLRNYELFPNMSAFMFRVGLERGF